From one Staphylococcus kloosii genomic stretch:
- a CDS encoding alpha/beta hydrolase has translation MNYIKHITSSDGTNLYTKVNEGYEEDNNDRVNIIIVHGLAEHLDRYDALADSLQIHGFNVIRYDQRGHGRSEGAQTYYDNDSQIVEDLQAIISFVRTTYGNNIFLIGHSMGGYTVALYGTFYPNQVRGIITSGALTRDIKGLFSEILEDRTLPKDSYIDNALGEGVCSDKDVQAKYEQDDLVAKHISRGLIYSIDSGVEKLKTHAERFVDDVLIMHGLNDGLVSYEDSLQFFNEIGSTNKSLRIYDTLEHEILNERKYNSTIFEDIIDWIQLKQCEHEDLN, from the coding sequence ATTAACTATATCAAACATATAACATCGTCCGATGGAACGAATTTGTATACTAAAGTTAATGAAGGCTACGAAGAAGACAATAATGATCGCGTAAATATCATTATCGTCCATGGCCTTGCTGAACATCTAGACCGTTATGACGCATTGGCAGATAGTTTACAGATACATGGTTTCAATGTCATTAGATATGATCAAAGAGGTCATGGGCGTTCAGAAGGTGCACAAACGTATTATGATAATGATAGCCAGATTGTAGAAGACTTGCAGGCAATAATCTCTTTTGTACGAACAACATATGGTAATAATATATTTTTGATTGGTCATAGCATGGGTGGTTATACTGTAGCACTCTATGGAACGTTTTATCCTAATCAAGTACGAGGCATTATTACGTCTGGCGCGTTAACTCGTGATATTAAAGGATTATTTAGCGAAATTCTTGAGGACCGTACATTACCAAAAGATAGTTATATCGACAATGCTTTAGGTGAAGGCGTTTGTTCTGATAAAGACGTACAAGCCAAATATGAGCAAGATGATTTAGTAGCTAAGCATATTTCGAGAGGTTTAATATATAGCATTGATAGTGGTGTCGAGAAGTTAAAAACGCACGCAGAGCGCTTTGTTGATGATGTACTTATTATGCATGGGTTAAATGATGGCTTAGTGAGCTATGAAGATTCTTTACAATTTTTCAATGAAATAGGTTCTACAAACAAATCGTTACGTATTTATGATACATTGGAACACGAAATTTTAAATGAGCGTAAATATAATAGTACAATTTTCGAAGATATTATTGATTGGATTCAATTAAAACAATGCGAACATGAAGATTTAAACTAA
- a CDS encoding D-ribitol-5-phosphate cytidylyltransferase, which produces MIYAGILAGGVGSRMGNVPLPKQFLDLDGKPILVHTVEKFLLTSDFDKIYIATPQKWISHTKDTLRKHDITDERVVVVQGGADRNETIMSIINAIEAENKITDDDVIVTHDAVRPFLTRRIIKENIDAVIKHGAVDTVITATDTIISSKDGEAINSIPVRDEMYQGQTPQSFNINLLRDSYNALSEDDKKILTDACKILVVADKKVKLVLGELYNIKITTPYDLKVANSIIKGGMLSD; this is translated from the coding sequence ATGATATATGCTGGAATATTAGCTGGTGGCGTAGGTTCAAGAATGGGCAACGTTCCGTTACCAAAACAATTTTTAGATTTAGATGGGAAACCTATTCTTGTACATACTGTGGAGAAGTTTCTATTAACAAGTGATTTTGACAAAATTTATATTGCTACTCCTCAAAAATGGATTTCACATACGAAAGACACACTTCGTAAACACGATATTACTGACGAAAGAGTTGTTGTCGTGCAAGGTGGTGCTGACCGTAACGAAACTATCATGAGCATCATTAATGCCATCGAAGCGGAAAATAAAATTACTGATGACGACGTTATTGTGACGCACGATGCAGTGCGACCATTCTTAACACGTCGTATTATTAAAGAGAATATCGATGCAGTCATTAAACATGGTGCAGTAGATACAGTCATTACGGCAACTGATACAATTATTAGCTCTAAAGATGGCGAAGCAATAAATTCTATTCCTGTTCGTGACGAAATGTATCAAGGTCAAACGCCACAATCTTTTAATATAAATTTATTAAGAGATAGTTACAATGCTTTATCAGAAGACGATAAAAAAATACTTACTGATGCTTGTAAAATTTTAGTCGTTGCTGATAAAAAAGTAAAACTCGTACTAGGCGAACTATATAACATTAAAATTACAACACCTTATGATCTTAAAGTCGC